The Reichenbachiella carrageenanivorans region TGCCTATAATGGTTTATTTCTTTGGTAAGCGGTGGTATTGTTCATGGGTGTGCGGGTGTGGCGGCTTAGCCGAAACATTAGGAGATCCTTTTAGACAATTATCTGATAAGTCATTGAAAGCCTGGCGATTCGAGCGAATATCCATACATAGTGTATTGGTGTTTGCCGTCTTGATGACTGTAGCGGTATTGTACACGTACTGGACAGGCGAAAGTGAATTGCTGGGAGTGAGTTCATACAAGCTTCGGGCTATTTATGGTAGCTGGATAGGGGCAGGATTTGCAGGTGTGGTCGGTACAGGTTTTTATCCCCTAATGGGAAATAGAGTGTGGTGTCGTTTTGGTTGTCCTTTGGCTGCCTATTTAGGCTTGGTACAGCGGTTCCAGTCTAGGTTTAGAATCACCACCAACGGTGGTCAGTGCATCTCATGCGGCAATTGCTCTACCTACTGTGAGATGGGGATAGATGTGCGAGCATATGCTCAACGAGGAGAGAACATCGTAAGATCGTCGTGTGTAGGTTGTGGCGTTTGTTCTTCAGTGTGCCCTAGAGGGGTACTCAATTTAGAGAATCGTGCGGATAACAATCGATTCGAGACGGCGGGGTTGATTGGTAATGACAGCTTTCCTGAAATAAAAAAATAGCCGGGGAGGTGATCCACGGCTATCAAATGTTTTTGGTTTGAAAAACTTTAAACTGCGAAGCTTTCGCCACAGCCACACGTACGGGTGGCATTTGGATTTACAAACTGAAAGCCTTTTCCATTGAGGCCATCTGAAAAATCTAAAGTAGTGTCTAATAGATAAAAAAGACTTTTTTTGTCTACAATGACTTTAACTCCGTTAGCACCTTCAAAGACATCGTCTTTGTCAGTAATCTGATCGTCGAATGCAAGATCGTACATCAAGCCTGAGCAACCACCACCTTTGACGGATACGCGTAGGTTGTGATTATCTGTATGGCCTTCAGCCTTCTTCAATTCAACAATTCTGTTTTGCGCTTTTTCTGATACGTTCAACATAGTTTTTATATTTCTAATGGTATTTTGAATACCGATTT contains the following coding sequences:
- a CDS encoding HesB/IscA family protein → MLNVSEKAQNRIVELKKAEGHTDNHNLRVSVKGGGCSGLMYDLAFDDQITDKDDVFEGANGVKVIVDKKSLFYLLDTTLDFSDGLNGKGFQFVNPNATRTCGCGESFAV